In Erigeron canadensis isolate Cc75 chromosome 1, C_canadensis_v1, whole genome shotgun sequence, a single window of DNA contains:
- the LOC122589853 gene encoding chaperone protein dnaJ 49-like — protein MAENDGETVVLILPSDRTVVEPLGVDRQISQREEEGRKACECMLITLSILLIILSFGGPIYLVYQQLYSYSLEKSDEYSHMLKTTDYGIEFYVYSLNMFNHNYPLGTFARDAIENKITGEYKHSIQKHCGDELKHRIRFPDFPTPFCDELDRMSKYST, from the coding sequence ATGGCGGAGAATGACGGTGAAACCGTTGTGTTGATACTGCCTTCCGACAGGACAGTCGTGGAACCTCTGGGCGTTGATCGTCAGATCTCGCAGCGAGAAGAAGAAGGTCGAAAAGCATGTGAATGCATGTTGATTACGCTTTCAATTTTGCTGATCATCCTTTCATTTGGAGGTCCGATTTATCTCGTATACCAACAACTATACTCTTACTCATTAGAAAAATCGGATGAATATTCTCATATGCTGAAGACCACAGATTATGGGATTGAGTTTTACGTGTATTCGTTGAATATGTTTAACCACAATTATCCTTTGGGCACTTTTGCAAGAGACGCTATCGAGAATAAAATCACTGGCGAGTATAAACATTCGATTCAGAAACATTGTGGTGATGAGCTCAAGCATCGTATACGATTCCCGGACTTTCCAACTCCATTCTGTGACGAACTTGATAGAATGAGCAAGTACAGTACCTGA
- the LOC122589950 gene encoding chaperone protein dnaJ 49-like has protein sequence MAENDGETVVLIPPSNKTVVVEPLSLDRPITQLEEEGGKACQCMPITLSIVMFTLLFGGLYVAHQQQYSYSLEKSDKYRDTLKTTDYGIEFYVYSLNMFNHNYPLGSFARDAIEIIGEYKHSIQKHCGDELKHRIRFLDFPTPFCDELERMS, from the coding sequence atggcgGAGAATGATGGTGAAACCGTTGTGTTGATACCCCCTTCCAACAAGACAGTCGTTGTCGAACCTCTCAGCCTTGACCGTCCGATCACACAGCTAGAAGAAGAAGGTGGAAAAGCATGTCAATGCATGCCGATTACGCTTTCAATTGTGATGTTCACCCTTTTATTTGGAGGTCTATATGTCGCACACCAACAGCAATACTCTTACTCGTTGGAAAAATCAGATAAATATCGGGATACGCTGAAGACCACAGATTATGGGATCGAGTTTTACGTGTATTCGTTGAATATGTTTAACCACAATTATCCTTTGGGCAGTTTTGCAAGAGACGCTATCGAAATCATTGGCGAGTATAAACATTCCATTCAGAAACATTGTGGTGATGAACTCAAGCACCGCATACGATTCCTGGATTTTCCAACTCCTTTTTGTGACGAACTTGAACGAATGAGCTAG